The Fragaria vesca subsp. vesca linkage group LG2, FraVesHawaii_1.0, whole genome shotgun sequence genome includes a window with the following:
- the LOC101291785 gene encoding protein IQ-DOMAIN 32-like, producing MGKPNSCFKIITCGNDSADKDDLDVSESKGSSDKRGWSFRKRSARHRVLSNTAITETPASGNEKSPESAPLAFESPVSTTVPEKVSVIQCTDEKPRLLAHEDPRVSATENASENQSKVDDKLDDQSNFDVKLADQSKVDVKLEGQSKVDDKLEDQSKVDDKLEDQSVVDDRLEDQSEVDDKLDESAVVAVQTAVRGSLAQRSPQELENVVKLQAAVRGHLVRRHAVGTLRCVQAIVKMQALIRARQSLQKDNRSSKTSKKANVTYISIEKLLSNSFARQLLESTPKNQPIHIKCDPSKPDSAWKWLEMWMAVSTKDTPHLNEAVTMVEQQETEEEEISESPLESKIHYCEMEESNSSIKESTALSESEESLITYDADNLNFQASHSISNTVRDNNEEPQLENTSTSAVKETAVEINLSDADSTMVFKALSAKPVIETEQPKRSMKRSATELLETDGKKSVFGSRKVTNPAFIAAQSKFAGLTSTTDSATTIGSSLQDTSGVESQRDTFSSEVDSEVREKEPSVAENPVVPHGSQVQVGGSECGTEISISSTLDSPDRSDIGAEHDHDHDVKVPEERICSPNNTTNIDVETKDFPETPVSNLCNAVAEPEKTDVVNGETMNTEVAMVSPQTESKPERTTSDVQREQDDTAASMQAYGSSPEASPRSHLTVPESQQGTPSSLISVKAKGSKADKSGSNKKRMSLSAGKKSPSNPNHDSGSSKDHRNGKRRNSFGSTKPDQADQEPRDSSSSNSIPRFMQVTESARAKLQPTTSPRSSPDVQDREIYIKKRHSLPGVNGRQGSPRIQRSMSQAQAQPGAKITERKWQR from the exons ATGGGGAAACCGAACTCATGCTTCAAGATTATCACATGCGGCAACGATTCAGCGGACAAAGACGATCTCGATGTTTCCGAG AGCAAGGGTTCAAGTGACAAACGAGGCTGGAGTTTCCGTAAGAGGTCTGCACGGCATCGAGTACTGAGCAACACTGCGATCACTGAAACCCCCGCTTCAGGAAATGAGAAGAGCCCAGAATCTGCCCCTCTTGCTTTTGAATCACCAGTTAGCACGACTGTTCCAGAGAAAGTTTCTGTAATACAATGCACCGATGAGAAACCACGATTGTTAGCTCATGAGGACCCACGAGTTTCTGCAACTGAAAATGCCTCCGAAAATCAAAGCAAGGTTGATGACAAACTGGATGATCAAAGCAACTTTGATGTCAAACTGGCAGATCAAAGCAAGGTCGATGTCAAACTGGAAGGTCAAAGCAAGGTTGATGATAAACTGGAAGATCAAAGCAAGGTTGATGACAAACTGGAAGATCAAAGCGTGGTTGATGACAGGCTGGAAGATCAAAGCGAGGTTGATGACAAACTGGATGAGTCTGCTGTTGTTGCTGTCCAGACTGCTGTCAGAGGATCATTG GCCCAAAGATCACCGCAGGAGCTGGAAAATGTAGTTAAGTTGCAAGCTGCTGTCCGCGGGCATTTGGTGCGTAGGCATGCTGTTGGAACTTTACGCTGTGTTCAAGCCATTGTCAAAATGCAAGCCCTTATTCGCGCTCGTCAATCTCTTCAGAAGGATAACCGTAGTTCAAAAACCTCG AAGAAGGCAAATGTAACCTATATTTCCATTGAAAAGCTACTCAGCAATAGCTTTGCCCGGCAG CTCTTAGAATCAACACCGAAGAACCAACCTATTCATATTAAGTGTGATCCTTCTAAGCCTGATTCTGCTTGGAAATGGCTCGAAATGTGGATGGCAGTCTCAACAAAGGATACTCCACATTTAAATGAAGCCGTGACAATGGTAGAGCAACAGGAAACAGAAGAGGAAGAAATTTCTGAGTCTCCACTTGAATCTAAAATTCATTATTGTGAGATGGAAGAATCAAATTCCAGCATAAAAGAATCAACTGCTCTTTCTGAAAGTGAAGAAAGTCTGATTACTTATGATGCCGACAATCTGAACTTTCAGGCAAGCCATTCTATCTCTAATACTGTGAGAGACAATAATGAAGAGCCTCAGTTGGAGAACACCAGTACGTCTGCTGTGAAAGAGACCGCAGTAGAAATAAATCTATCAGACGCAGATTCTACCATGGTGTTCAAAGCTTTATCTGCGAAACCTGTAATCGAAACTGAACAACCTAAACGTTCTATGAAAAGATCTGCCACAGAACTACTGGAAACTGATGGAAAGAAATCAGTATTTGGATCCAGGAAGGTGACTAATCCTGCATTTATTGCTGCTCAGTCGAAATTTGCAGGGCTGACTTCAACAACCGATTCAGCTACGACGATCGGTTCATCTCTTCAGGATACTTCTGGAGTTGAATCACAGAGGGACACATTCTCTTCTGAGGTTGATAGTGAAGTCAGAGAAAAGGAGCCAAGTGTAGCAGAGAATCCAGTCGTCCCTCATGGATCACAAGTTCAGGTGGGTGGTTCTGAGTGTGGGACCGAAATCTCTATCTCTTCAACTCTTGATTCGCCCGATAGGTCTGATATCGGAGCGGAGCATGACCATGACCATGATGTGAAAGTCCCGGAGGAAAGGATTTGCAGTCCAAACAATACAACAAACATTGATGTTGAAACTAAGGATTTCCCTGAAACCCCAGTCTCCAACTTATGTAACGCTGTTGCAGAACCAGAGAAAACTGATGTTGTCAATGGTGAAACCATGAATACTGAGGTTGCTATGGTCTCCCCACAAACAGAGTCAAAGCCAGAGAGAACCACATCTGACGTACAGAGAGAACAGGATGACACTGCAGCAAGTATGCAAGCATATGGGTCATCCCCAGAAGCCTCTCCAAGAAGCCATTTGACTGTCCCTGAATCACAACAAGGGACACCTTCTAGTCTGATATCAGTGAAAGCGAAAGGGAGCAAAGCTGACAAGAGTGGATCCAATAAAAAACGTATGTCACTGTCTGCAGGAAAGAAATCGCCTTCTAATCCAAATCATGATTCTGGATCAAGTAAAGATCATAGGAATGGGAAGAGACGCAATTCATTTGGTTCAACTAAACCTGATCAGGCTGATCAAGAGCCAAGAGATAGCAGCAGCAGTAATTCTATCCCCCGTTTCATGCAAGTCACAGAGTCAGCTAGAGCAAAGCTTCAACCAACTACCTCCCCCAGATCGAGTCCAGATGTGCAAGACAGGGAGATTTACATCAAGAAGAGACATTCCCTACCTGGTGTGAATGGAAGGCAGGGATCTCCTCGCATCCAACGGTCCATGTCTCAGGCTCAGGCACAGCCGGGTGCAAAGATAACAG AGAGAAAATGGCAGAGGTGA
- the LOC101291490 gene encoding zinc finger CCCH domain-containing protein 6-like produces MRGLQKRVTWASDVNLQQVKLFLLEESPSQVGLSAQDHLQAKTSWLSHSSGTGSDDNLPPGFESAHPSNQLQIDLSQIPLIRWKTPPRVVLNFAWQVVAGEESKEVESENQRELRVLEAVYPRPSAIPPNPFIDVEESSHNDVQPLSIPITPIEEEDVAIATSSELMVPFKIPTSSPSFLSMHGTPAQSQSNAASNRDLMASNKPTAGTPIGLEPNVVAAALGAIMNGNNEQGNIDHELLIKILSNPKMIEKLVTDPQAVTRSPSMSSSDPIPLHINNAESITPLSTAPSSGHFYPQANMGGMGHLSDPSLLSTVPVSSSPAVGPPAKDINYYKSLIQQHGGDRHDSFPPFSNHRSHPGNQESFNGYKSRDPKPKIMKPCIYFNSSRGCRHGANCSFQHDASFQQQGSRVPEVQSSKRMKFDREISS; encoded by the exons ATGCGGGGATTGCAGAAACGGGTTACTTGGGCTTCAGATGTTAATCTTCAGCAG GTTAAGTTGTTTCTGTTGGAAGAATCTCCATCACAAGTTGGGTTGAGTGCTCAAGATCACCTCCAGGCAAAGACATCATGGTTGTCACATTCATCTGGAACAGGCTCTGATGACAATCTGCCCCCTGGTTTTGAGAGTGCTCATCCATCAAATCAGCTACAGATTGACTTGTCTCAAATTCCTCTAATTAGATGGAAAACCCCTCCAAGG GTTGTACTGAACTTTGCTTGGCAAGTTGTTGCTGGGGAAGAAAGCAAAGAGGTGGAGAGTGAAAATCAGAGAGAGTTACGAGTACTGGAAGCAGTTTATCCACGACCGTCTGCTATTCCTCCCAA CCCCTTTATAGATGTGGAGGAGTCTAGTCACAATGATGTACAACCTCTTTCGATACCTATTACTCCTATTGAGGAGGAAGATGTAGCAATTGCTACATCATCTGAATTGATGGTGCCATTTAAGATTCCCACAAGTTCACCATCCTTCCTATCAATGCATGGAACTCCTGCCCAATCTCAAAGCAATGCAGCTAGTAATAGGGATCTCATGGCCTCTAACAAGCCAACAGCTGGGACCCCTATAGGGTTAGAACCGAATGTCGTAGCTGCTGCCCTTGGTGCAATCATGAATGGCAACAATGAGCAAGGAAACATTGACCATGAATTGCTGATTAAGATTCTGAGCAACCCAAAGATGATTGAGAAATTAGTTACAGATCCACAGGCAGTGACTAGATCACCATCCATGAGTTCATCAGATCCAATCCCTCTTCACATCAATAACGCAGAAAGTATCACACCTTTGTCAACCGCTCCATCAAGTGGACATTTTTATCCTCAAGCAAATATGGGTGGAATGGGACATCTTTCTGATCCATCTTTGTTATCAACTGTTCCAGTTTCTTCCTCACCAGCTGTTGGACCACCAGCAAAGGATATCAACTATTATAAAAGCTTGATTCAACAACATGGAGGGGATAGACATGACTCCTTTCCACCATTCAGCAATCATCGTAGTCACCCAGGAAACCAAGAATCCTTTAATGGTTACAAATCAAGAGATCCAAAGCCTAAGATTATGAAGCCTTGCATATATTTCAATAGTTCGAGGGGATGCCGCCATGGAGCAAACTGTTCATTCCAACATGATGCGTCTTTTCAACAGCAGGGTAGTCGTGTCCCTGAGGTGCAGAGTAGTAAGAGAATGAAATTCGATAGGGAGATAAGTAGCTAA
- the LOC101291201 gene encoding uncharacterized protein LOC101291201 yields MLKFLSRVRIEFNALDPRTASCMEFLAQCNAPKAKESNPGCAVQVKRRTDDEPPKITVTFANGVEEVFDATATPAQSIRTMILEKGRMLETEQMFRDSGEAWPVLIPAEELTQPAPGTKPRKAEEKKQ; encoded by the exons ATGTTGAAGTTCCTCTCGCGCGTGAGGATCGAGTTCAACGCGTTGGACCCACGCACGGCTTCGTGCATGGAGTTCTTGGCGCAGTGCAACGCCCCCAAGGCCAAAGAGTCCAATCCCGGCTGCGCCGTCCAAGTCAAGCGCCGCACCGACGACGAACCCCCCAAGATCACCGTCACCTTCGCCAACGGAGTCGAGGAGGTCTTCGACGCGACCGCCACGCCTGCCCAGAGCATTCGGACCATGATTCTCGAAAAGGGTCGGATGCTTGAGACGGAGCAGATGTTCCGCGACTCCGGCGAGGCCTGGCCGGTGCTTATTCCGGCCGAGGAGCTCACCCAACCGGCGCCTGGTACCAAG CCTAGGAAAGCAGAAGAGAAGAAGCAGTAA
- the LOC101311831 gene encoding putative FBD-associated F-box protein At5g56410-like, with translation MSYRASHVAQPEEEDVQNLVVAVDRISALPNDLLVSIVSLLNLKEAAATSVLSTRWRHIWTFVTTLDFHHDVLFRLRSFRRVEIESELDRYLNWVNSVVKQHRGSTIKLLRVYAEINNNPKFDSSIYSWVRFALENRVQRFELLIYKDRVLRGANEIKADFITFPHSYQLLNVDIADPVNHLFYKPHNCCISAFSGSKYLRALDFRYVTGLTERVLEFLLSHCPVLERLTVVGHVRLHSFKVTGPSIVLKYLNIHEHSGLASIEICDVNLVSFSYGGEEIKLLLRNVPQLVEVSISSRRLSVGQCDSQLSQLEVFRLSKFVLNNDEHVFPTYVNLKHLELGLKERDHSCLLQLASFMRASPYLHKLVLKLSATISSCYFGDLEIKQAPKHSRQYLRVVEVAGYHGRISDFELVRYLIENAVELEKLVIHPVRGWYSYNSRSIAERKEKKERKQATQQLKELVLPSTFEFICRL, from the exons ATGTCCTATAGAGCTTCTCACGTTGCTCAGCCTGAGGAG GAGGATGTGCAAAACTTGGTGGTAGCGGTGGACAGAATCAGTGCATTGCCAAATGATCTTCTAGTTAGTATAGTGTCTCTGTTGAACCTAAAGGAAGCAGCAGCTACGAGTGTTCTGTCTACTCGATGGCGCCATATCTGGACCTTCGTTACCACTCTCGATTTTCACCATGATGTTCTTTTCCGACTGCGTTCATTCAGACGAGTAGAAATAGAGTCGGAACTTGATAGGTACTTGAATTGGGTGAATAGTGTAGTGAAACAACATAGAGGCTCAACTATCAAACTGCTCAGGGTTTATGCCGAAATAAATAATAATCCCAAGTTTGACAGTTCCATTTATTCATGGGTTCGATTCGCATTGGAAAACAGAGTCCAACGCTTTGAGTTGCTCATTTATAAAGACAGGGTTTTGCGTGGTGCAAACGAGATCAAAGCGGATTTTATTACTTTTCCCCATTCGTACCAACTTTTAAATGTGGACATAGCAGACCCTGTGAATCACTTGTTCTATAAACCTCATAATTGTTGTATTAGTGCATTCAGTGGCTCGAAGTACCTCAGAGCTTTAGATTTCAGGTATGTTACAGGACTTACTGAACGAGTTCTGGAGTTCTTATTGTCTCACTGCCCTGTTCTTGAGCGATTAACAGTGGTTGGCCATGTGAGGTTGCATAGTTTTAAAGTCACCGGTCCATCGATTGTCTTGAAATACTTAAACATACATGAACATTCCGGTCTTGCGAGCATTGAGATTTGTGATGTAAACCTTGTTTCGTTTAGTTATGGTGGGGAGGAGATTAAGTTGCTGCTTAGGAATGTGCCACAGCTTGTTGAGGTCTCCATTTCTTCCCGTCGACTTTCAGTTGGACAGTGTGATTCTCAGCTTTCTCAGCTAGAGGTTTTCAGACTGAGCAAATTTGTG CTAAACAATGATGAACATGTATTTCCTACATATGTAAATCTCAAGCATTTGGAACTAGGATTGAAGGAACGTGACCATAGCTGTCTTCTTCAACTGGCTTCTTTCATGAGAGCATCTCCTTATTTGCACAAACTTGTATTGAAG TTGTCTGCGACTATCTCTTCATGTTATTTTGGAGATTTGGAGATTAAGCAAGCTCCCAAACACTCCCGTCAATACCTTAGGGTAGTGGAAGTGGCAGGGTATCATGGTCGTATCAGCGATTTCGAACTTGTCAGATACTTGATAGAGAATGCTGTTGAACTAGAAAAACTTGTTATCCATCCTGTTCGAGGGTGGTATTCTTATAACAGCAGAAGTATTGCGGAGAGGAAAGAAAAGAAGGAAAGAAAACAAGCTACTCAGCAGCTTAAAGAACTAGTACTGCCTTCTACTTTTGAATTCATATGCAGGCTGTAG